The Actinomadura sp. WMMB 499 genome includes a window with the following:
- the purS gene encoding phosphoribosylformylglycinamidine synthase subunit PurS, translating into MARVVVDVMLKPEILDPQGQAIARKLPQLGFEGVVAVRQGKRFEVELEGEADEAALERVRKIAETLLANPVIENFELRVL; encoded by the coding sequence GTGGCGCGTGTCGTCGTCGACGTCATGCTCAAGCCGGAGATCCTGGACCCGCAGGGGCAGGCGATCGCCCGGAAGCTGCCGCAGCTCGGGTTCGAGGGCGTCGTCGCCGTCCGCCAGGGCAAGCGGTTCGAGGTCGAGCTCGAGGGCGAGGCCGACGAGGCGGCGCTGGAGCGGGTCCGCAAGATCGCGGAGACGCTGCTGGCGAACCCCGTGATCGAGAACTTCGAAC